Part of the bacterium HR11 genome, GGCCCACAGGTCCAGGGGGAGGGCGGCGATTTCATCGATGAGGGGAACGGCATGGCCGTCGACGGAGAGGTCGATGCCCTTCAGATACCGGCGGCAACGGAGGCAGGCCTCGACCCGGACGTGGGGGAAGGCGTCGGTCTTGTAATACGCCAGATTCCAGAAGCGTTCCTCGCCGCAAGCCGGGCAACAGATCCGTTTGAAGCGCCACTCGACCCCGCACAGGGCACACAGGAGGGACCGCTTCGTGCCCTGGGCCTCGGGCCGTAGGACGGACAGCTGGGGCCGACTTCGGCAGAGCGGGCACAGGCCGCCTTCAACCCCCTCGGCGACCGCTTCGTCGAGCCATTCCTTGTCCGGATACCGGTCGGCCAGGAATTCGGCATAGGGCTGAAGGAACAGCTTGGCCAGGAAAGCCAGGACGGCCTGAAGGTGGGCGGACTCTTCCTCCGTCTCAGCCAGCCCTGTCGGCAAAGCCTCATGTCGCCAATACGCTTGCAGGACCTGGCGGGCCTCCTCGGCCGTCAGGTCCGTCCGAAGCCGGTCGGCGACGGCCGCCAGGGTCGGCGGTCCGACCCGACGGATCAGGTCCAGGTATTCATCAAAGAGGGGGAAGAACGCGGGCAGGTGGACGTCCAGGAAGTCGCTCCGAAGAGGGCGTTCATTCCCTTCCCAGACAAAGATCCCCCATCGGTCTGATAGGAGCTGACGGACAGACGTCTGGAAGGCGAAGACCTCGGGGCCCAGCTTCTGCTCGATGCGGCGATAGACTGCCTGCTGAAACCGGAGGACCTCCCGGGTAAAGTGCAGGACGTCACGGGCGAATTCGTATCGCTGGAGGAGGGTATCGACGCGCTGAATTCGCTGTTCCCACGAGAAGGAGGCCATTCAAACCTACGGGGAGGACCCCAGGAGCGGGGGGGACACCCACCGCTCCTGGGGAGACAGCGCTTGGTTTCCCGTCGTCGGGTTTTTGGCTCAAGAAGTGCGTTCAAACTCACGGGCCCATCGGGGATGATGCGCTCGCGCCCACGCTCGCGACACCCAACCCGTCAGCATGGCCCGCATACTGCCCCGCACGACGGCCGTTCCCATATAAATATGGGCGATCAGGCCTCCGATGGCAACCAGGGCGGCGACTTCATGGACCAGGATGCTCCATTCCCGCAAATTTCGGGAAAAGCGCATCGGAAACCACAGGGGGATGCCCGAAAGCAGGAGCAGGACGCCCATCAGGGTCATCGTCTTAAAGAGGAGCTTCTGGCCCGCATTAAAGCGGCCCGCTTCGGGAACGCCTTCTTCATGGCGGATGTACTTGTGGACCTGACGGAGCCACCGGCGGTCCAGGTCGTCCAGCTTCATGTCCCGCCGCCATTTCAGATACATCGCCGTCAGGAATACGAACATGAGGACGCCGACGATGGGGTGCCACTGGCGGATGACGGGGCCGCCGCCCAGGACATAGGCCAGCCAGTAAAAGCTGGGGTGGAACAGGGCCAGGCCCGACAGGACCAGGTAGACGAAGGAAATCGCCACGGCCCAGTGAATGAGGCGCTCGGCCATCGTGAAACGCTGAATTTCGTCCCGGTCGGCCATGGGCCACCTCCCTGGATTTCACGCCGTTTCCCTACTTCCCCGTATCCTCTTCCCGGACCCGGTGGGGGCCGAAGCGGAGATAATGGACAAAGGCGGCCAGGATGCCGCCAAACACGATGAGGCGGCCCAACCACTTCAGGGGTCCCTTCCACAGCTTCAGGGTCCACGAGACCTTCGGGTCTTTCGGCAGGCCGTAGTCTTCCGGCCGGTCCGCATGGGGCAGGACGTAGATGACGTGGGTCCCGCCGACGCCCGGCGGGTCGTAGACGCCGGCCTTCGTAAAGCCCCGCTCCTTCAACTGCTCGACCCGCCGGTGGGCGATCTGAAGGAGCTTCTCCTTCGTCCCGAAGCTCAGGCAGTTCGTCGGGCAGGCCTTGATGCAGGCCGGTTCGAGACCGGCGGCGACCCGGTCCGAGCAAAGCGTGCATTTGGAGACCTTGCCCGTCTGGGGATTCAGCCGGGGCACGTCGAAGGGACAGCCCGTGATGCAGTAGCCACAGCCGATGCAGTTCTCTTGTACGAAGTCCACGATCCCGTTGGCGTACTGGACGATGGCGCCCGGCGCCGGACAGGCCCGGAGGCACCCGGGGTCGGCGCAGTGCATGCACTGGTATTTCGTCATCGTCCATTCGAGCCGGCCGTCCTGGTGGAGGACTTCCCGGAACTTGATGAGTTGCCAGAAGTTCCACTGGAGGTCCGGCATCGTCTGGTAGGAGCCGGTAAAGGGCCGGTCCACGCTGGGCGGCAGGTCGTTCCACTCCTGACAGGCGACCTCGCAGGCCTTGCAACCGATGCAGGAGGAGACGTCGATGAGCTTGGCGACCCGGGGCGCTTCCTTCATCCCGGGGGCCGGCGTCGTCGTGGCCGAGACGGCCTTGACTTCCAGGCTGACCGTCGGCATGGCAGTCCCCCCTGGGTCGTTACGCCTTTTCGAGTTTGACGAGGAATCCCTTGTATTCGGGGGCGAAGGAGTTCGGGTCGAGGACCGTCGGCGTCAGGATGTTGGCCAACCCGCCCTCCTGCTTGCCGCGTCCGAGGAAGCCCCAGTGGATGGGCATGCCGATCTGATAGACCGTCCGCCCGTTCACGATCATGGGCCGGATCCGCTTGGTCACCATCGCCCGGCCCCGGACCTCGCCCCGGGCCGAAATCACGCGAACCATGTCGCCGTTTTTGATACCCTTTTTCTGGGCCAGCTCCTCGGGGACCTCGATGAAGAACTCGTTCTGAAGCTGGACATTGTACGGGTTGTTCTTCGTCCAGTAGTGGAAGTGCTCGGTCAGCCGGTACGTCGTACAGGCGATGTCGTAGCCCTCGTCGGGCGTGCCCAGCCGGTCGTATCGGGTCGTCTTGAAGACGACGGCGACGGGATTCGAGCTGTGGGAGGGGTGGAGGACGTTCTTCACGGGCGACTCGAGGGGCTCGTAGAACTCGGGGAAGGGCCCGTCGGCGAACTGACCCGGGACGAACAGGCGGGCGACGCCCTCGGGGAGCATGATGAAGGGGCCGAGGCCCGTCGTCACGGCCTCCGGCGGGGCGTCCGCCTTGTAGTCGGGCACGTCGCCGACCCACTTCCCGTTCTTCCAGACGAGGACCGGCCGGCTCGGGTCCCACGGCCGGCCCTGGGGATCGGCCGAACAGCGGTTGTACATGATGCGGCGGTTGGCCGGCCAATTGAACGACCAGTGATGGAAGAACCCCATGCCCGTCGGGTCTTCCGTCGAGCGCCGCTGGGCGTTGTTGCCGGCATTCGTGTAAACGCCGATGTACAGCCAGTTGCCCGACAGCGTCGAGCCGTCGGCCCGGAGTTGCAGGAAGGCGCTGAGCTGGTCGCCGGCCTTCAGGACGACCTTCGTCGGGTCCTTCTCGTCGGGGACGTCCGTCAGGGCCCAGCCGTTGATCTCCTTGAGGACTTCTTCGAGGGACGGGTTCGTCGGGTTCGTGTACCACCAGTTCAGGGCCAGGATGGGGTCGGGGAACTTGCCGCCTTCCTTCTGATAGAGCTCCCGGACCTTCAGGAAGAGGCGGGCGATGATCTCCTGGTCGGGCTTCGCCTCGCCGGGCGGGTCGATGGCCTTCCACTTCCACTGAATCCAGCGGCCCGAGTTCGTGAAGGTCCCGTCCTTTTCGGCGAAGTTGGCGGCCGGCAGGAGGAAGACTTCCGTCTGGACGTCCTGGGGCTTCAGGCCGACCAGCTGGAGGATCTCGGGCTTCCAGAAGTTGGCCGTCTCCGTCGGGAACGTCTCGGCGACGACGAGCCACTTCAGCTTCGCCAGGGCGGCGATGACCTTGCGGGAGTGGGGTCCGTTGTTGACGGGGTTCATCCCGAAGCTGATGAAGCCCTCCATCTTCCCCTGGTGCATGTGGTCGAAGATGAAGGCCCAGCTCCAGTTCTCCGGCTGGCCCGTCTGGGGGTCTTCGGGGAGCTTGGGGTGGAGGTGGTAGCCGAAGTCGTTGTCCCTCGTGGCGTGGTCGCCGTAGAAGGCCTTCAACTGGCTGACGAAGAAGCGGTCGAGGTACTGCCAGAAGTTCATCGCGTTCGGGCGCAGGGGCTTCGGCGTGTGGGCCTCGAGGTACGCCTTCAGGCTCTGGTGGGCGGCCTTCGGGATGGGGATGTACCCGGCCGTGTTGTGGTAGGCCATCCCGCAGTCGGTCCCGCCCTGGATGTTGGCATGGCCCCGCAAGGCGTTGACGCCGCCGCCGGCGACGCCCACGTTGCCGAGCAGGAGCTGGAGCATCGCCGCCGCGTGGATGAGCTGGACCGAATGGCTGTGGTGGGTCCATCCTAAGGCGTACAGGAAGGTCGCCGCCTTGTCGGGCTTGTAGGTCGACGTGATGATGTCGGCGGCCTTGAGGAAGTCTTCCTTCGAGCACCCGCAGATCTGAGCGACGACCTCGGGCGTATAGCGGGCGAAGAACTTCTTCATGAGCTGGAAGACACACCGGGGATGCTGGAGGGTCAGGTCGACCCGGGCGTAGCCCTGCTCGTCCCGTTCATAGTCCCATGTGGATTTATCCACATAAGCCTTTTTCGACTCGTCCCAACCGGAGAAGACGCCTTCCTTTTCGTCGAACTCGTAGCCTTCCTTCACGATGAAGGGGGCGTTCGTGTAGTACTTGATGTACTCCTCATGGTACCGGCCGTTCTGGAGGGCGTAGTTGATCAGGCCGTTCAGGAAGGCGATGTCGGTGCCCGTGCGGATCTGCACGAAATGGTCGGCGACGGCCGCCGTGCGGTTGAAGCGGGGGTCGACGCACACGAGCTTGGCATTCCGCTTCCGCTTGGCCTCCATCACGAAGCGGAAGCCGACGGGGTGGTTCTCGGCCGGGTTGCCGCCCATCGCCACGATGACGTCGGCGTTGGCGATGTCGGTCCAGCCGTTGGTCATCGCCCCACGGCCGAATGTGGCGGCCAGACTGGCCACCGTCGGGCCGTGTCAGATACGGCTCTGCTGTTCCAGGGGGATGATGCCGAGGCCCGCCCGGAACGCCTTCGTGATGAGGTAGTTGTTTTCGTTCGTGTCCGTACAGCCGCCGATGACGCCGATGGCCGTCAGGGCGTGGACGATGCGGCCCTTATGGTCTTGCTCGATCAGGTGCCGGTCCCGCGTATCCTTGATGCGACGGGCGATCTGCTCGATGGCCCAGTCCCAGGACTTTTCTTCCCATCGGTCGCTTCCGGGCGCCCGGTACAGGACCTTCGTCAGCCGCAGGTCGTTGACGATGTTCTGCTTGAGGGTGATCCCCTTGGGGCACAGCGTGCCGCGATTGATAGGGCTGTCGGGGTCGCCCTCGACGTGGACGACCGTCGTGCCCGTGACGTTGTGCGCCTTGTCGCCGAGGGTGTGAATGATCACGCTACAACTGACGGAGCAATAGGGGCAGATGCTCCGCGTCTCGGTCGTCCGGTCGATCTTGAGCGTCCGGGTCTGGGCCAGGGCCGGTCGCACGTCGAAGCCGAAGGCCTTCACGAGGGCGCCGCCCGCCCCGAGCTGAAGGCCCAGCTTGAGGAAGGACCTTCTCGTGAGCTCCATGCACGACCTCCGGGGTATCACCGTATTATACTGGGAGGAGCGTCCGTTGTCGAATTCACTGTGGGTCTCACCCAACAGAGCCGTTCGGTTGGTGAAAACCCGCATGGATTCGGCTTTTCACCAACCGAACGGCTCTGGTATCTTGCATTCTGCATCCTGCATCTTGTATCCTGCATCCCGCATCTTCCGTTTCATCGGCCCATGCCGATATCCAAGGCCGTTCGTCAACGGTGGATTCGGGAGATCCTCGAACAGGAGGTCATCGGGACCCATCGGGACCTGCAGGCCCGCCTGGCGGCCCGGGGGGCCTCGGTGACGCAGGCGACCATCTCCCGGGACTTGCGGGAGATGGGCGTCGTCCGCATCCCCATCGGCCGGGGCCGATCCCGCTATGTCCTTCCGGCCCCGGTCCCGGCCCCGAAGCCGGAGCCCGAACAGGTTCGGTCTGTCTTCCAACAGTTCATCATGGACGTCCGGGGCACGGGAAACCTCGTCCTGATCAAGACGACCCCGAGCGCGGCTCCGGCCGTGGCCGACCTGTTGGACCGCTTGGCCTGGCCCGAACTCCTGGGGACCGTGGCCGGCGAGGACACGATCCTGGCCGTCCTGAATTCGGCCCGACATCGGGGAGAGTTCATCCGGAAGTTGGACCGCTTTCGTCGGACGACGTGAATACCCGGGAAAGGCGAGGCTATGCGGACATGGGGTATCATCGGGGCCTTAGGGCTCCTGCTCGGCGTAGCCCTGGGGGCCTTTGGGGCGCACGGCCTGCGGCGTTCCATCCCACCGGACCGCTTGAACGTCTTTGAGGTCGGGGTCCGGTATCAGCTCGTCCACGCCCTTGCCCTGCTCGTCGTGGCCGTCCTGGCCGAACGGGTCCCTCTGGCCGGATACGCCGGTCTGTGCTATACCCTCGGCATCGCCCTGTTCTCGTTCAGCCTGTATGCCCTGGCCCTGACGGGCGCCCGATGGCTGGCGGTCCTCACGCCCCTCGGGGGCGTCTGCTTCCTGGCAGGGCACTTTCTCCTGCTTATCGGCTTCCTCCGGCTTCGGTAAAGACGGCCCGGGGAACCCTCTGCCCTCGGTGAATCCCTTCCGCCCCTACCCCTGTCGGAAGGACATCCAGAAGGCCGTGCCGAGTTCCCACGCCGGGTCGGCGTCCATCCGGAGGGGGTCGTCCCGGTGGCCGGCCTGAAAGTGAGCCACGGCCGCCGCCCCGATCATGGCCGCGTTGTCCGTACAGAGGCTTGGACGGGGGATGTAGACGGGGACGCCCGTCTCTTCGGAAAGGGCCTGCATGGCCCGGCGGAGCTGGCGATTCGAGGCGACGCCCCCGGCCACGAGGAGGGCCCGGACGGGGATCATCCGAAGGGCCCGACGGGTCCGGTCGAGGAGTTGCTCGACGGCGGCCTGCTGGAAGGACGCCAAGAGGTCATACGTCCGCTGGGGCCACCGGCCCTCGGCGTCCGGGGCAAAGGCCGCCGGGTCCCGCTTCAAGACGTTCATGACGTTCGTCTTCAGGCCGCTGAAGCTGAAGTCGAGGGACCCGTCCGACATCTGGGGGACCGGGAAGGAAAAAGCGCGGGGGTCGCCCGACTCGGCCATGCGGTCGATGATGGGGCCGCCGGGGTAGCCGAGACCCAGCATTTTGGCCACCTTGTCGAAGGCCTCCCCGACGGCGTCGTCCCGGGTCCGAGCGACGAGTCGGAAGTCGAGCCAGTCGGCGATGTAGTAGAGATGCGTGTGGCCCCCGGACACGGCCAGGCCCAGGGCCGGCAGGGGGACGTCGGGGACCTCCAGGCGCACGGCGCACAGATGGCCCTCGACGTGATGAACCCCCACGAGGGGCTTGTCGTAAGCCACGGCCAGGCCCTTCGCGAAGGCGACCCCGACCAGGAGCGACCCGGCCAAGCCGGGGCCCCGCGTGACGGCGATCCCGTCGAGGGCTTCAGCGGAAAGACCAGCCTCCCGAAGCGTCGCCTCGAAGACGGCCGGAAGGACTTCTAATTGCCGGCGGGCCGCCAGCTCCGGGACGACGCCCCCGTAAGGACCGTGCTCCATCTGGGAGGCGACCCGGTGACCGAGGACTTGAAACTCGTCGGTCACGACGGCCACGGCCGTCTCGTCGCAAGACGTTTCGATGGCCAGATAGACAAGCATGGCGCCAAAACGGGTGTGGGTTTGGGGTGATGGGTGTCAGGAGCCGGCGCCGGTCTTCCGGGCTTCATACAGCGTCTGGACCGGAATCCGCCGGAGGCGAACCCGGCGGACCCGGTCCCAGCCGGCGTCCCGGAGCCAGGCCTGCAGGTCCGCCTCCGTGTACGTCGAAGCCG contains:
- the fdhE gene encoding Protein FdhE yields the protein MASFSWEQRIQRVDTLLQRYEFARDVLHFTREVLRFQQAVYRRIEQKLGPEVFAFQTSVRQLLSDRWGIFVWEGNERPLRSDFLDVHLPAFFPLFDEYLDLIRRVGPPTLAAVADRLRTDLTAEEARQVLQAYWRHEALPTGLAETEEESAHLQAVLAFLAKLFLQPYAEFLADRYPDKEWLDEAVAEGVEGGLCPLCRSRPQLSVLRPEAQGTKRSLLCALCGVEWRFKRICCPACGEERFWNLAYYKTDAFPHVRVEACLRCRRYLKGIDLSVDGHAVPLIDEIAALPLDLWAAEQGFQKIELNVVGG
- the fdoI gene encoding Formate dehydrogenase, cytochrome b556(fdo) subunit — protein: MADRDEIQRFTMAERLIHWAVAISFVYLVLSGLALFHPSFYWLAYVLGGGPVIRQWHPIVGVLMFVFLTAMYLKWRRDMKLDDLDRRWLRQVHKYIRHEEGVPEAGRFNAGQKLLFKTMTLMGVLLLLSGIPLWFPMRFSRNLREWSILVHEVAALVAIGGLIAHIYMGTAVVRGSMRAMLTGWVSRAWARAHHPRWAREFERTS
- the fdoH gene encoding Formate dehydrogenase-O iron-sulfur subunit is translated as MPTVSLEVKAVSATTTPAPGMKEAPRVAKLIDVSSCIGCKACEVACQEWNDLPPSVDRPFTGSYQTMPDLQWNFWQLIKFREVLHQDGRLEWTMTKYQCMHCADPGCLRACPAPGAIVQYANGIVDFVQENCIGCGYCITGCPFDVPRLNPQTGKVSKCTLCSDRVAAGLEPACIKACPTNCLSFGTKEKLLQIAHRRVEQLKERGFTKAGVYDPPGVGGTHVIYVLPHADRPEDYGLPKDPKVSWTLKLWKGPLKWLGRLIVFGGILAAFVHYLRFGPHRVREEDTGK
- the fdoG_1 gene encoding Formate dehydrogenase-O major subunit, with the protein product MTNGWTDIANADVIVAMGGNPAENHPVGFRFVMEAKRKRNAKLVCVDPRFNRTAAVADHFVQIRTGTDIAFLNGLINYALQNGRYHEEYIKYYTNAPFIVKEGYEFDEKEGVFSGWDESKKAYVDKSTWDYERDEQGYARVDLTLQHPRCVFQLMKKFFARYTPEVVAQICGCSKEDFLKAADIITSTYKPDKAATFLYALGWTHHSHSVQLIHAAAMLQLLLGNVGVAGGGVNALRGHANIQGGTDCGMAYHNTAGYIPIPKAAHQSLKAYLEAHTPKPLRPNAMNFWQYLDRFFVSQLKAFYGDHATRDNDFGYHLHPKLPEDPQTGQPENWSWAFIFDHMHQGKMEGFISFGMNPVNNGPHSRKVIAALAKLKWLVVAETFPTETANFWKPEILQLVGLKPQDVQTEVFLLPAANFAEKDGTFTNSGRWIQWKWKAIDPPGEAKPDQEIIARLFLKVRELYQKEGGKFPDPILALNWWYTNPTNPSLEEVLKEINGWALTDVPDEKDPTKVVLKAGDQLSAFLQLRADGSTLSGNWLYIGVYTNAGNNAQRRSTEDPTGMGFFHHWSFNWPANRRIMYNRCSADPQGRPWDPSRPVLVWKNGKWVGDVPDYKADAPPEAVTTGLGPFIMLPEGVARLFVPGQFADGPFPEFYEPLESPVKNVLHPSHSSNPVAVVFKTTRYDRLGTPDEGYDIACTTYRLTEHFHYWTKNNPYNVQLQNEFFIEVPEELAQKKGIKNGDMVRVISARGEVRGRAMVTKRIRPMIVNGRTVYQIGMPIHWGFLGRGKQEGGLANILTPTVLDPNSFAPEYKGFLVKLEKA
- the fdoG_2 gene encoding Formate dehydrogenase-O major subunit, with the translated sequence MELTRRSFLKLGLQLGAGGALVKAFGFDVRPALAQTRTLKIDRTTETRSICPYCSVSCSVIIHTLGDKAHNVTGTTVVHVEGDPDSPINRGTLCPKGITLKQNIVNDLRLTKVLYRAPGSDRWEEKSWDWAIEQIARRIKDTRDRHLIEQDHKGRIVHALTAIGVIGGCTDTNENNYLITKAFRAGLGIIPLEQQSRI
- the argR_1 gene encoding Arginine repressor, translating into MPISKAVRQRWIREILEQEVIGTHRDLQARLAARGASVTQATISRDLREMGVVRIPIGRGRSRYVLPAPVPAPKPEPEQVRSVFQQFIMDVRGTGNLVLIKTTPSAAPAVADLLDRLAWPELLGTVAGEDTILAVLNSARHRGEFIRKLDRFRRTT
- the tsaD gene encoding tRNA N6-adenosine threonylcarbamoyltransferase; protein product: MLVYLAIETSCDETAVAVVTDEFQVLGHRVASQMEHGPYGGVVPELAARRQLEVLPAVFEATLREAGLSAEALDGIAVTRGPGLAGSLLVGVAFAKGLAVAYDKPLVGVHHVEGHLCAVRLEVPDVPLPALGLAVSGGHTHLYYIADWLDFRLVARTRDDAVGEAFDKVAKMLGLGYPGGPIIDRMAESGDPRAFSFPVPQMSDGSLDFSFSGLKTNVMNVLKRDPAAFAPDAEGRWPQRTYDLLASFQQAAVEQLLDRTRRALRMIPVRALLVAGGVASNRQLRRAMQALSEETGVPVYIPRPSLCTDNAAMIGAAAVAHFQAGHRDDPLRMDADPAWELGTAFWMSFRQG